In the genome of Perca fluviatilis chromosome 4, GENO_Pfluv_1.0, whole genome shotgun sequence, one region contains:
- the LOC120558109 gene encoding kelch-like protein 10 → MCEQGEVSAKLNCHRSEVEKSMREMASSVLTELRREGKLCDVVIKVGDIEVDAHKIILCSCSSYFRTLFTGAWATSKKQRYTIPGVSPEMMHLIINYAYTHVVPLTKDNVVEVLAAADQFLVSGIVQACCFFLEDQLCLRNCIGIWRLVDFYHFPELSHKVFRFILHRFEEIACVSQELLELSVPQLAAIIESDHLNVKRENTVFEAVLRWINHLPDQRGGHISELLPKVRLGLMTINYLQNSVMDNAMVKESIECIPIINDAVMAFMDFRNGSPKSVYSNLLSRPRLPSTILLVTGGTDDSFTATSFQAYDARADCWVTVSVGEIYRTYHGAAFLNSFVYLIGGRSINDTFFNSVQKFDLVTCTWHQVAPMNFCRCYVSVAVQNGCIYAFGGFDGVAYYNTVECYKPETDRWTMVAPMRAKRCGASATTLNGKVYICGGFNGHRSISSAECYDPDTNQWTMIASMRSSRSGLGVAAYRDRIYAVGGTFSGNSHLRSAEAYNPQTNRWTPVPSMHKPRSYFGSAVVDDRLFVVGGCSSSTSMLDVEYYDEEAGIWLGAADIEMPLSGLSCCVLHGLPELVENLFSRGSLMLPNREEPAEASTDSQLSPDTSSIVAF, encoded by the exons atgtgtgAACAAGGGGAAGTTTCGGCCAAATTAAATTGTCATCGGAGTGAAGTGGAGAAAAGCATGCGTGAAATGGCATCTTCGGTCCTGACTGAACTGCGCCGGGAGGGGAAACTGTGCGATGTGGTGATCAAGGTGGGTGACATCGAGGTCGATGCCCACAAGATCATCCTCTGCAGCTGCAGCTCGTACTTTCG CACTCTCTTCACTGGTGCCTGGGCCACTTCAAAGAAGCAAAGGTACACTATCCCTGGGGTGTCGCCCGAGATGATGCACCTCATCATCAATTATGCCTACACCCACGTTGTTCCCCTGACAAAGGATAACGTGGTGGAGGTTTTGGCAGCTGCAGACCAGTTCTTGGTCTCGGGGATTGTTCAGGCCTGCTGCTTCTTCCTGGAGGACCAGCTTTGCCTGAGGAACTGCATCGGCATCTGGAGGCTGGTGGACTTCTACCACTTCCCTGAGCTGAGCCACAAGGTCTTTCGTTTCATCCTGCACCGCTTTGAGGAGATAGCTTGCGTCTCTCAGGAGCTCCTGGAGCTCTCCGTGCCGCAGCTGGCAGCTATCATTGAGAGCGATCACCTCAATGTGAAACGAGAGAACACAGTGTTTGAGGCAGTCCTCCGCTGGATTAACCACCTGCCAGACCAAAGAGGAGGCCACATCTCTGAGCTGCTGCCCAAG GTGCGGCTTGGCTTGATGACCATTAATTACCTCCAGAACAGCGTGATGGACAACGCCATGGTAAAGGAAAGCATCGAATGTATACCCATCATCAACGATGCAGTGATGGCATTTATGGATTTTAGGAATGGATCCCCAAAATCTGTTTACAGTAACCTGCTGAGCCGTCCACGCTTGCCCTCTACCATCTTATTGGTCACCGGAGGCACAGACGACAGTTTTACCGCGACCAGCTTCCAGGCATACGATGCCCGAGCTGACTGCTGGGTCACTGTGAGCGTTGGGGAGATTTATCGCACTTACCACGGCGCTGCTTTCCTCAACAGCTTTGTGTACTTAATCGGTGGCCGCAGCATCAATGATACTTTCTTCAATTCCGTGCAAAAGTTTGACCTCGTGACCTGCACATGGCACCAGGTGGCCCCCATGAACTTCTGCCGCTGCTATGTCAGCGTAGCTGTGCAGAATGGGTGCATTTACGCCTTTGGAGGCTTTGATGGAGTAGCTTACTATAATACTGTTGAGTGCTACAAGCCTGAGACTGACCGCTGGACCATGGTGGCTCCCATGCGTGCAAAGAGGTGTGGGGCCAGTGCCACAACTCTAAATGGCAAG GTCTACATTTGCGGAGGTTTTAATGGGCATCGCAGCATCTCCTCAGCTGAATGCTACGACCCAGACACCAACCAGTGGACCATGATCGCCTCCATGAGGAGCAGCCGAAGTGGCCTAGGGGTCGCTGCCTACAGAGACCGCATCTATGCA GTTGGTGGCACCTTTAGCGGGAACTCCCACCTGCGTAGTGCTGAGGCCTACAACCCTCAGACCAACAGGTGGACCCCCGTACCGTCCATGCACAAACCCCGCAGCTACTTCGGCAGCGCGGTGGTGGACGACCGGCTCTTTGTGGTCGGAGGATGCAGCAGCTCCACCTCCATGTTAGACGTGGAGTACTACGACGAGGAGGCAGGTATATGGCTCGGTGCCGCTGACATCGAGATGCCCCTCAGCGGCCTGAGCTGCTGTGTGCTGCACGGGCTCCCCGAATTAGTGGAAAACCTGTTCTCTCGTGGGTCCCTGATGCTCCCCAACAGGGAGGAACCTGCCGAAGCATCCACTGACTCTCAGCTCAGTCCAGACACGTCATCTATTGtggcattttaa